DNA sequence from the Stigmatella aurantiaca genome:
GCGGCGAACGGCAGGAAGACGAAGGCCAGCTTGCCCGACGCCTCGCGGAAGGCCCCCACGGCCTCGTCCAACCGGCCCTGCTTCTCCAGCTCCCCGAGCCGCACCATCAGCACCTCGCTCGTGGGCGTATAAAGGAGGTCCACCACCGGCAGCTGGAAGCAGCCCACCCGGTAGAGCGCGTAGAGGGCGGGCGCCACCGCGCTCGCCACCACATAGAAGTGCGCGTTCTGCTGGGGAATGGACAGCGCCATGGCGGCGCCAAAGGGGGCCGCGTAGGCGAGCTGCTCGCGCATCAGCTTGCCGCTGACGAGCGGGCCCGTGGCGCCCCGGAGCGCCACCACCCAGGTGGCCAGGTAGCGCAGGCCGGCGAACACCGACACCGCCACCATCATCCCCCACAGGGAGGTGCCCAGCAGGCACGGCACCACCATGGCCGCCGCGCGCAGCGTGTCCGAGGCCAGGTACACCACGGCCGACTGCCGGGTGCGCCCCTGGCTGGTGAGCGACACCTCCAGCGGGAACGAGCCCAGCAGGAGCCCCGTGTACACGGCGAGCGGCAGCCGGTAGTCCATCAGCCGGGGGTTGGAGAACAGCCCCGATACGGGCTCCAGGAGCAGGTAGACGAGCCCCGCGGCCACCACGCCCGCAAGGGACATGAAGAGCATGGTCTGCCCGAGGTAGGGCCGCCGGTGCTCCGCGCGAGGCAGGAAGTAGTAGAGGCTCTGCACCACGCCGAACGGCAGGACGTAGTAGAGCGTCGTCGAGATCAGGAACAGCTGGTAATAGGTGCCGTACTCCTCGAGGCTGAGAACCCGCGCGAGCACGAGCGGGATGGACAGCGTCAGCCCGGCGGTGAACAGCCGGGCCAACACCAGGGGACCCGCCTTGCCCAGGAACGAACTGGACGAGGCGGGCGCCGCCGGGGAAGCGCTCACGTCGCCTCCTGAGTGGACAGCTCCAACATGGCCTTGAGGTGGTTACCGCCGCCCACCACCGGCGCCGATAAGTGCGTGCGCCGCCCCGGCACGGGGTGGCTCATGCCCAGAAGCCCGAAGCAGTCGTCGAACTGGCAGCCGGTGAGCGCCGAGGAGTAATCCCCGAGCGCCCCGATGCTGAAGTTCTCCCACAGCACCTTGCGCTTGAGGGTGAACGGATCGCCCCCAATCCGGTTGAGGAAGTCCTCCGTGGTGACGCCCGAGCGGAACCCGTGCTGCTTGAGCACGCTGATGATCTCATCCGAGTACCAGCCGTTGCAGTACGCGAAGTCCTTTACCTGGATGGGCACCTCGCGCTCGATGGCGAGCTTGGACTCGAGGATCTCCCGCTCCACCACCTCGCGCGGCTCCAGCGTGAGCACCGTGTGGCCCAGGGTGTGGGCGCCGAACTCGAAGCCATCCTGAGCCATGCGCCGCACCTCGTCCCAGTCCATGATGTCACCCTGCTCGGGCAGGAGGTCCGTGCTGTCCGCCAGCTCCTTCTCCAGGGCCCCGATGACCTCCACGAGCTCGCCCGCCGAGTGCTCGCCGATGAAGTCGTCGAGCGCCGCGGACACCGTCTTCCGGCCGGAGACGATGGGCACCATCAGATCCAGCGCGGGCCCGGTCAGCGAGCTGAAGTAGGGCTTGATGCGCCGCTGCTTCGCCCGGTTCACCAGGTGGAAGAGCCGGTCGTGGTTGAAGCGCCGGTTCGTCCCGATGAAGTCCGTGGGCAGATAGACGATGGCGGGCACCCCCATCTGCTTGAGGACCGGATAGGCGTACCGGTACACATCCCGGTACCCGTCATCGAAGGTGACGACGCACAAGTCCTGCTTGGCCACCGCCGCCCCCGTCATCACATCCACGGCCTCCCCCATGGTGGCGAACGCGTAGCCCGCCGCCGAGGCCTCCTCCAAATGCCTCCGGAATGTCTCTTGAGAGATGAGCAGCCCCGGAATGGACCGCTGCAGCTCACCTGTGAAATCCCCCACCACGCGGTGATAACTGACGATCAGGATGCGCCGCCCCCCGGACTGGCCCCGGCGATAGGTCGCCATCGCCTTGCGAAGTCCGCTGTAGTGCAACACCCCGGCCGCCGCCGCCTTCACCGCTCTTCGAACCAGCTTACCCGCGCCCATGACCTCCCCCGTCCATCTGCTCTACGCGCAGTCGATTACTTG
Encoded proteins:
- a CDS encoding polysaccharide deacetylase family protein, which translates into the protein MATYRRGQSGGRRILIVSYHRVVGDFTGELQRSIPGLLISQETFRRHLEEASAAGYAFATMGEAVDVMTGAAVAKQDLCVVTFDDGYRDVYRYAYPVLKQMGVPAIVYLPTDFIGTNRRFNHDRLFHLVNRAKQRRIKPYFSSLTGPALDLMVPIVSGRKTVSAALDDFIGEHSAGELVEVIGALEKELADSTDLLPEQGDIMDWDEVRRMAQDGFEFGAHTLGHTVLTLEPREVVEREILESKLAIEREVPIQVKDFAYCNGWYSDEIISVLKQHGFRSGVTTEDFLNRIGGDPFTLKRKVLWENFSIGALGDYSSALTGCQFDDCFGLLGMSHPVPGRRTHLSAPVVGGGNHLKAMLELSTQEAT
- a CDS encoding lipopolysaccharide biosynthesis protein; this translates as MSASPAAPASSSSFLGKAGPLVLARLFTAGLTLSIPLVLARVLSLEEYGTYYQLFLISTTLYYVLPFGVVQSLYYFLPRAEHRRPYLGQTMLFMSLAGVVAAGLVYLLLEPVSGLFSNPRLMDYRLPLAVYTGLLLGSFPLEVSLTSQGRTRQSAVVYLASDTLRAAAMVVPCLLGTSLWGMMVAVSVFAGLRYLATWVVALRGATGPLVSGKLMREQLAYAAPFGAAMALSIPQQNAHFYVVASAVAPALYALYRVGCFQLPVVDLLYTPTSEVLMVRLGELEKQGRLDEAVGAFREASGKLAFVFLPFAAFLFAAAPEFISALFGAKFLPAVPVFRVSVLGVALSILPMDGVLRARGHTRAIFLSYLVKALVTVPLLWVGVRYFGMMGGVVSWALAEVVGKATLLVRVPAALSTPERTLSIRDVIPWGELGKAGLSAVAAGAGVFALRFGLLDSWGGLPEGFLWRALPLAIAGVLFVIGYMAVLHATGIRPLRVLASLRPRGAG